A single Eremothecium sinecaudum strain ATCC 58844 chromosome VIII, complete sequence DNA region contains:
- the CMC2 gene encoding Cmc2p (Syntenic homolog of Ashbya gossypii ABR216W; Syntenic homolog of Saccharomyces cerevisiae YBL059C-A (CMC2); 1-intron in Ashbya gossypii), protein MHPQVEAERFKSCYNFIEALDKCHKAEFYKRAFGLCNNEKEALSNCLHEARMELERNAIKKNMEKRKRMEEKWKKMKEEEYGEDLILQKILKRHQGLNEGESVKSE, encoded by the exons ATGCATCCTCAAGTTGAGGCTGAAAGATTCAAGT CGTGCTATAACTTCATTGAAGCACTTGACAAATGCCATAAGGCAGAATTTTACAAGAGGGCATTTGGTCTATGTAATAATGAAAAGGAGGCACTAAGTAACTGTCTTCATGAAGCTAGGATGGAACTGGAGAGAAACGCTATAAAAAAGAACATGGAGAAGAGAAAGAGGATGGAGGAAAAatggaagaagatgaaggAAGAAGAGTATGGTGAAGATTTAATTCTGCAAAAGATTCTCAAGAGGCATCAGGGTCTAAATGAAGGTGAAAGTGTCAAGTCTGAATGA
- a CDS encoding HHL127Wp (Syntenic homolog of Ashbya gossypii ABR215C; Syntenic homolog of Saccharomyces cerevisiae YER093C-A (AIM11) and YBL059W; 1-intron in Ashbya gossypii), protein MDSSETQNNDINTLQKKISVFSDEYKARRKQQMLRFAGATALTLICAKMAFRGIASRKYVPNMFQLNHKRPPFSHQGEALSSFGFGTGLAVGGFSMLVFGTCWIANISNFPEFTLRVQEAMAESGTPSKKYSFMTLDKESKEVAEMLDSLIQGGDKK, encoded by the exons ATGGACAGTTCAGAAACTCAAAATAATGACATAAATACCCttcagaagaagatttCCGTTTTTTCAGATGAATATAAGGCTAGGAGAAAACAGCAGATGCTCAGATTTGCTGGAGCCACAGCTTTAACATTAATATGCGCCAAGATGGCGTTTAGAGGAATTGCTTCTCGGAAAT ACGTTCCAAATATGTTTCAACTAAATCACAAACGTCCACCATTTTCCCATCAAGGCGAAGCTTTGAGTTCATTTGGATTTGGAACTGGTCTTGCGGTTGGTGGATTTTCAATGCTAGTCTTTGGAACGTGCTGGATTGCCAACATATCCAATTTCCCCGAATTTACGCTAAGAGTTCAAGAAGCGATGGCCGAATCAGGTACGCCAAGCAAAAAATACTCATTCATGACCTTAGATAAAGAGTCAAAGGAAGTGGCAGAAATGCTCGATTCACTGATACAAGGAGGTGATAAGAAATAG